A single genomic interval of Pelorhabdus rhamnosifermentans harbors:
- a CDS encoding HU family DNA-binding protein, translated as MNKTELVTSVAEKSGMTKKDAEKALNAVFESIEDALKGEDKVQIIGFGTFEVKAREERKGRNPQTGAEITIPASKTPVFKAGKGLKDLVNQ; from the coding sequence GTGAATAAAACTGAACTTGTAACCAGTGTAGCTGAAAAATCTGGTATGACCAAAAAAGATGCAGAGAAAGCATTAAATGCTGTTTTTGAAAGCATCGAAGATGCCTTAAAAGGTGAAGATAAGGTGCAAATTATTGGGTTTGGTACTTTCGAAGTAAAAGCAAGAGAAGAAAGAAAAGGGCGTAATCCTCAGACGGGTGCGGAAATCACCATACCTGCTTCTAAGACGCCTGTATTTAAAGCAGGTAAGGGATTAAAAGATTTAGTCAATCAATAA
- the mazG gene encoding nucleoside triphosphate pyrophosphohydrolase, with protein MGSITIVGLGAGPFGFLTIETLEVLEQATKLYLRTAVHPAVAGLREKQIGFESFDDVYNSKASFEEVYQTITDRCLAAAQAGEKLVYAVPGSPLVAEQTVLLIRKQAQQQGVPLTILPGMSFLEVLYARLAIDPLEGLVILDAANLDMSLAKSGTALVITQLYDRQIASDTKLSLMDAYPDDYEVTVVRNLGLADETICQMPLYKMDRIPVIDHLTSLFVPAVQLKSTTFSLTPLLDVMAKLRSPTGCVWDIEQTHSSLRRHLVEEVYEVLEAIDLEDCGLLCEELGDLLMQIVFHARMAEEFQHFSMQDVIDGVTEKLIRRHPHVFGDISVRNAAEVVVNWDKIKQQEKTDRSSVLDGVPKGLPALMRAFKLQSKAGKVGFDWSDLAPVWDKLYEELDEFKEAIASGDREAMEDEFGDVLFSAVNVARFLKLEPETSLNHTNNKFVRRFQFIEKRLAAEEIAWDKMRLESLDLLWKEAKGQEKH; from the coding sequence GTGGGTAGTATTACCATTGTGGGCTTGGGAGCGGGTCCCTTTGGCTTTTTAACCATCGAAACACTTGAAGTGCTAGAACAGGCTACAAAGCTTTATTTACGTACGGCCGTGCATCCTGCTGTAGCGGGTCTTAGAGAAAAGCAGATTGGTTTTGAGTCTTTTGATGATGTTTATAATAGTAAAGCTTCTTTTGAAGAGGTTTATCAGACCATTACAGATCGGTGCCTGGCGGCAGCTCAAGCGGGTGAAAAGTTAGTTTATGCTGTGCCAGGCAGTCCGCTTGTTGCTGAACAAACGGTATTGCTTATCCGAAAGCAGGCACAGCAGCAAGGTGTTCCTCTTACGATTTTGCCTGGCATGAGCTTTTTAGAGGTTCTTTATGCCCGTCTTGCGATTGATCCCTTGGAAGGTCTTGTGATTTTGGATGCAGCCAATCTTGATATGAGTTTGGCCAAGAGTGGTACGGCTCTTGTCATTACACAGCTTTATGATCGGCAGATTGCCTCAGATACGAAGCTCAGCCTTATGGATGCTTATCCTGATGACTATGAAGTGACAGTTGTGCGTAATTTAGGTTTAGCTGATGAGACGATCTGTCAAATGCCGTTATATAAAATGGATCGCATTCCTGTTATTGATCATTTGACAAGCCTCTTTGTTCCAGCGGTACAACTGAAAAGTACAACTTTTTCTCTTACTCCGCTGTTGGATGTCATGGCAAAATTGCGTTCGCCAACAGGCTGTGTGTGGGATATTGAGCAAACGCATAGCAGTTTGCGGCGGCATCTTGTTGAGGAAGTTTATGAGGTTTTAGAGGCCATTGATTTAGAGGATTGCGGGCTTTTGTGTGAGGAATTGGGAGACTTACTCATGCAAATTGTTTTTCATGCGCGTATGGCCGAAGAATTTCAGCACTTTTCGATGCAAGATGTGATTGATGGGGTGACGGAGAAGCTGATTCGTCGTCATCCGCATGTTTTCGGTGACATTTCCGTACGGAATGCGGCCGAAGTTGTTGTGAATTGGGATAAAATAAAACAGCAGGAAAAGACGGATCGTTCTTCTGTGCTAGATGGTGTTCCAAAGGGCTTGCCAGCTTTAATGCGAGCCTTTAAGCTTCAAAGTAAGGCAGGCAAGGTCGGGTTCGATTGGTCCGACCTTGCCCCGGTCTGGGACAAGCTTTATGAGGAGCTGGATGAATTCAAGGAAGCAATTGCTAGTGGTGACAGAGAGGCTATGGAAGATGAATTTGGGGATGTATTATTTTCTGCTGTCAATGTGGCCCGCTTTTTGAAACTCGAGCCTGAGACATCACTGAATCATACCAACAATAAGTTTGTCAGGCGATTCCAATTTATTGAAAAACGGTTAGCTGCCGAAGAAATAGCTTGGGATAAAATGAGGCTTGAGTCCCTAGATTTGCTTTGGAAAGAGGCAAAAGGGCAAGAAAAACATTAA
- the mfd gene encoding transcription-repair coupling factor: MQAFYELLAKDSAMQQALQCFEQQTIGQSLVYGLTGSPKHLLAALAYEHGTRPTVIVCGSQEALEQFRTDVVAVLPEKDILILPTLDMVSFTATAKSLEPAARRMEILSKLVQNEPCFVLATAEAIMQQVQHKSDFESSRLVLIDGKNVDRQEIFRQLVRSGYERVDQVDAMGQFSGRGGIIDIFPINSAHPVRVELFDDTIDSLRYFSVENQRSLSSIDRVDVLPVNSPVQVGKGDTLFSYLATDANIVMDEPMRIREMINKSVKENPAIKKQVFTWAELMQSAKQHNIIFLTLMLQKNPQTDPNRIISLTVKNMAPFHKQVDLFIKELSLWQERKDTVILRFSTAEKAQNFVNYLRQEKFSAVFDEAPKQIQPGSIVATLGALQSGFELPHAQLVIVNEIDIWGRQKRKIRPRVSKEQKITYFRDINLGDYVVHVNHGIGKYVGVETMDVGGLTKDYLLIRYAGQDKLYVPTDQVQLLQKYIGAQGEIPRLSKMGGSEWLKATTRAKASVADLAKELVELYAHRKIAKGFSFGLDTTWQAEFEEAFPFEETPDQLVAIDEIKRDMESERPMDRLLCGDVGFGKTEVAIRAAFKAVMAGKQVAVLVPTTVLAQQHFQTFSARFADFGLTVDVISRFRSAKEQRATLAALKAGKVDVLIGTHRILQADVTFKDLGLLIVDEEQRFGVAQKEKFKKWRNNIDVLALSATPIPRTLHMSLVGARDISIIETPPEERFPVQTYVVEYDEEIIRDAIRREIKRGGQVYFVYNKVQTIDKMRQTLSEMLPDARFQTAHGQMPEELLEQVMLDYYEGQYDVLVCTSIIENGLDVSNANTIVVYDADHFGLSQLYQMRGRVGRSHRLSFAYLTYRRDKVLSEVAEKRLQAIKEFAELGSGFKIAMRDLEIRGAGNLLGAQQHGHIVSVGFEMYCRLLDEAVQELKTGKTVEVQPEPVLEFQVDAYLSSDYIGEAVHKIEIYQRIAAIQTEEEISDLVDELIDRFGAPPEPVLNLLSVARVKNYARRLGIQSVIQSHEIIEVHFFDKPHINIDAVLNFKRNFPNRITILQGPPPSLRIRTAKLAEPVLPWLNNLLKKIEPVSRHE; the protein is encoded by the coding sequence ATGCAAGCTTTTTATGAATTATTAGCAAAAGATTCAGCCATGCAGCAAGCTTTGCAGTGTTTTGAGCAACAAACAATAGGTCAAAGCCTAGTTTATGGATTAACAGGAAGTCCAAAACATTTGCTTGCGGCTCTAGCTTATGAGCATGGGACACGTCCAACTGTCATTGTGTGTGGCAGTCAGGAAGCTTTGGAACAGTTTCGTACCGATGTAGTCGCCGTACTCCCGGAAAAAGATATTCTGATCTTGCCTACGTTGGATATGGTGAGCTTTACTGCGACTGCTAAGAGTTTAGAGCCTGCGGCTCGTAGGATGGAAATCTTAAGTAAATTGGTACAAAACGAACCTTGTTTTGTACTTGCCACAGCCGAAGCGATTATGCAGCAAGTCCAGCATAAATCAGATTTTGAAAGTAGTCGTCTCGTACTGATTGATGGTAAAAATGTCGATCGTCAGGAAATTTTTCGTCAACTTGTTCGTAGTGGCTATGAACGGGTTGATCAAGTAGATGCTATGGGGCAGTTTAGTGGGCGTGGCGGGATTATTGATATTTTCCCCATTAATAGTGCTCATCCTGTTCGAGTGGAATTATTTGATGATACTATTGATTCGTTGCGCTACTTTTCTGTTGAAAATCAGCGTTCGCTAAGTAGTATTGACAGGGTAGATGTGTTGCCTGTAAATAGTCCCGTTCAAGTTGGTAAGGGGGATACGCTTTTTTCCTATTTAGCAACGGATGCCAATATTGTTATGGATGAGCCCATGCGTATTCGAGAAATGATTAACAAATCGGTGAAGGAAAATCCGGCCATTAAAAAGCAAGTTTTTACCTGGGCTGAACTGATGCAGTCGGCCAAACAGCATAACATCATTTTTCTGACACTGATGCTGCAGAAAAACCCTCAGACTGATCCGAATCGGATTATTAGCCTGACTGTGAAAAACATGGCACCTTTTCATAAACAAGTGGACTTATTTATAAAAGAACTTTCTTTATGGCAAGAGCGTAAGGATACGGTCATTTTAAGGTTTAGTACGGCAGAGAAAGCCCAGAATTTTGTCAATTATTTACGCCAAGAAAAATTTTCTGCCGTTTTTGATGAAGCACCTAAACAAATTCAGCCTGGTAGTATTGTTGCAACATTAGGTGCTTTACAGTCGGGTTTTGAACTACCTCATGCGCAACTTGTGATTGTCAATGAAATTGATATTTGGGGACGGCAGAAACGAAAGATTCGTCCTCGCGTATCAAAAGAACAAAAGATCACTTATTTTCGGGATATTAATTTAGGCGATTATGTTGTTCATGTGAATCATGGTATAGGTAAATATGTAGGTGTCGAAACGATGGACGTGGGGGGCCTTACGAAAGATTATTTGCTTATTCGCTATGCTGGACAAGATAAGCTTTATGTGCCGACAGATCAGGTGCAACTTCTGCAAAAATATATTGGGGCGCAAGGGGAAATACCGCGGTTAAGTAAAATGGGTGGCAGTGAATGGCTCAAGGCCACAACGCGTGCCAAGGCTTCTGTAGCTGATTTAGCCAAGGAACTTGTGGAACTTTATGCTCATCGTAAGATTGCCAAAGGATTTTCTTTTGGCTTAGATACAACCTGGCAGGCAGAATTTGAAGAAGCTTTCCCCTTTGAAGAAACGCCAGATCAACTTGTGGCGATTGATGAAATCAAGCGAGATATGGAATCGGAACGCCCTATGGATCGTTTACTTTGCGGCGATGTGGGGTTTGGTAAGACGGAGGTAGCCATACGCGCGGCCTTTAAAGCGGTTATGGCAGGCAAACAGGTAGCTGTGCTTGTGCCGACAACGGTGCTGGCGCAACAGCATTTTCAGACTTTTAGTGCCCGTTTTGCTGATTTTGGTCTGACTGTCGATGTGATTAGCCGTTTTCGAAGTGCTAAAGAGCAGCGAGCTACTTTGGCAGCCTTAAAAGCAGGAAAGGTGGATGTGCTTATTGGCACGCACCGCATTCTGCAGGCGGACGTGACGTTTAAAGATTTAGGGCTATTAATTGTTGATGAAGAACAACGATTTGGCGTTGCTCAGAAAGAAAAATTTAAAAAATGGCGTAATAATATTGATGTGCTGGCATTGAGCGCAACGCCAATTCCAAGGACACTCCATATGTCCTTGGTGGGAGCACGGGATATTAGCATTATTGAAACACCGCCTGAGGAAAGATTTCCTGTTCAAACGTATGTCGTTGAATATGATGAAGAAATTATTCGGGATGCCATTCGCCGAGAAATTAAGCGGGGCGGTCAGGTCTATTTCGTTTACAATAAGGTGCAGACCATTGATAAAATGCGCCAAACCTTAAGTGAGATGCTGCCTGATGCTCGGTTCCAGACAGCACACGGTCAAATGCCTGAAGAGCTACTAGAGCAGGTGATGCTTGATTATTATGAGGGTCAATATGATGTGCTTGTATGCACGAGTATTATTGAAAATGGCTTAGATGTGTCTAATGCCAACACCATCGTCGTGTATGACGCGGATCATTTTGGATTGTCCCAGCTTTATCAGATGCGTGGCCGTGTAGGCCGTTCCCATCGTTTATCTTTTGCTTATCTTACTTATCGCCGGGACAAGGTTCTAAGTGAAGTGGCTGAAAAACGTCTTCAGGCCATTAAGGAGTTTGCTGAACTTGGTTCAGGGTTTAAAATTGCTATGCGTGATCTTGAAATTCGCGGTGCGGGTAATTTGTTAGGGGCTCAGCAGCATGGACATATTGTCAGTGTAGGTTTTGAGATGTACTGCCGATTACTTGATGAAGCGGTGCAAGAGCTTAAAACAGGTAAGACTGTGGAGGTTCAGCCGGAACCTGTACTTGAATTTCAGGTAGATGCTTATTTAAGTAGCGACTATATTGGTGAAGCCGTGCATAAAATTGAGATATACCAACGTATTGCTGCCATCCAAACCGAAGAAGAAATTAGCGATTTAGTTGATGAATTAATTGATCGCTTTGGTGCACCCCCTGAACCTGTTCTTAATTTGCTTTCTGTAGCACGGGTGAAAAATTATGCGAGAAGATTAGGTATCCAGTCGGTTATTCAAAGCCATGAGATAATCGAGGTTCACTTCTTTGATAAACCCCATATTAATATCGATGCTGTACTGAATTTTAAAAGAAATTTTCCTAACCGTATCACAATTTTGCAAGGCCCCCCACCCAGTCTGCGTATCAGAACAGCCAAGCTTGCTGAACCTGTTTTACCTTGGTTAAATAATTTGTTAAAGAAAATCGAACCTGTGAGTAGACATGAATAA
- a CDS encoding response regulator, whose amino-acid sequence MSDTVLVIDDQPGIRRLLVEVLKEEGYQVVTASNGYDGLQEAQVVKPQLILMDMKMPGMDGIETLKELKRVGQGDRVIMMTAYGELDLVNQAREIGAYDYITKPFDIIALCQTIQEIMTHSAQDQTKIG is encoded by the coding sequence ATGTCTGATACAGTACTTGTTATTGATGATCAACCCGGCATACGTCGATTGCTTGTTGAAGTGCTGAAAGAGGAAGGCTATCAGGTTGTTACAGCCTCCAACGGGTACGATGGTTTGCAAGAGGCTCAAGTGGTGAAGCCTCAGTTAATTTTAATGGATATGAAAATGCCTGGTATGGATGGGATTGAAACACTGAAAGAATTAAAAAGAGTTGGGCAGGGTGACAGAGTCATTATGATGACGGCTTATGGGGAACTGGATTTGGTTAACCAAGCTAGAGAAATCGGTGCTTATGACTATATTACCAAACCATTTGATATCATTGCTTTATGTCAAACGATTCAAGAAATCATGACGCATTCGGCTCAAGATCAAACAAAAATAGGTTAA
- a CDS encoding response regulator: MAGKILVIDDEENIRTLVKYNLEKSGFQVVECGDGITALTLAETDKPDLILLDLMLPELDGLEVCRALKQHQDTTAIPIIMLSAKDEEVDKILGLELGADDYLTKPFSARELVARIKAVLRRSVKENPTSGELTVGKLKLNFSRYEAFLGTEKLELTPKEYELLKLFITNVGKVYTREQLLEKVWGYEYFGDTRTVDVHIRHLRAKLAGESSIAEAIETVRGVGYRFCEV; encoded by the coding sequence GTGGCAGGCAAAATTTTAGTAATTGATGACGAGGAAAATATCCGTACCTTAGTAAAATATAATTTGGAAAAATCAGGATTTCAAGTAGTCGAATGCGGTGATGGCATAACGGCTTTGACGCTTGCCGAAACGGATAAGCCTGATCTCATTTTGCTTGATTTAATGCTGCCTGAATTAGATGGACTGGAAGTTTGCCGGGCACTAAAGCAGCACCAGGATACAACAGCTATTCCCATTATTATGCTGAGCGCTAAAGACGAGGAAGTCGACAAGATTCTAGGCTTAGAACTTGGCGCGGATGATTATCTGACGAAGCCTTTTAGTGCGCGTGAACTTGTGGCACGGATTAAGGCTGTTTTGCGGCGTAGTGTTAAGGAAAATCCGACTTCCGGTGAACTAACGGTTGGTAAGTTGAAATTAAACTTTAGTCGTTATGAAGCCTTTTTGGGGACGGAGAAGCTTGAATTAACACCCAAAGAATATGAACTATTGAAGCTTTTTATTACGAATGTAGGCAAGGTATATACGCGGGAACAACTGCTGGAAAAAGTGTGGGGCTATGAGTATTTCGGCGATACGCGCACAGTTGATGTGCATATTCGTCATTTACGAGCCAAACTAGCGGGGGAATCGAGTATTGCAGAGGCCATTGAAACAGTGCGTGGCGTGGGTTATCGCTTTTGCGAAGTGTAA
- a CDS encoding putative polysaccharide biosynthesis protein: MSRDSFLKGALVLTAAGVVVKMIGAVNRIVLSRLLGGEGIGLYQLAYPIYLLALSVSSAGLPVAISILVAEKVALSDTRGARRIFHISFVVLTITGLFFSILLYYGAGWLIESQFVRDERAYYALVALAPAIFCVTVMSSYRGYFQGQQTMIPTALSQIIEQIVRVFVMIGLAYYLLSYGIEFAAAGASFGAAPGAACGLLLLIIYERRQRQRNPDRFQRQRKVKESWFFIVSRMVRLAFPVSLANVMVPVVASIDLMIVPARLEIAGYTVQQATELFGYLTGMAVALINVPAILTGALAASLVPAVAQGFTLNRQEEVRQKLSTALTLANAITVPAMCGLYLLATPISLMLYGTPNAGAAVSTLSLGIVFLGIHQVSTGVLQGLGHTTVPVVNMFFAAIIKIVLSYFLTALPHFGIQGAALATVADFAVGALLNMLFIYRVLGCCFSVDKCLATCAAAAVMGLTVLKTYDIVMIRVFSNTIATLASVASAILIYGITLVLMGGIGLVDMERLPRVGPLLVKGFRWVLRR; the protein is encoded by the coding sequence ATGAGCAGAGATTCATTTTTAAAGGGAGCCCTTGTTCTTACTGCTGCAGGCGTTGTTGTTAAAATGATTGGTGCCGTCAATCGAATTGTATTGTCGCGGCTGCTAGGCGGTGAAGGCATCGGCCTTTATCAATTGGCTTATCCCATTTATCTATTGGCCCTCAGTGTATCATCAGCCGGATTGCCTGTGGCTATTTCTATTCTTGTGGCTGAAAAAGTTGCTTTGTCTGATACACGCGGTGCGCGGCGTATTTTTCATATTTCCTTTGTCGTGTTGACCATAACAGGACTTTTCTTTTCCATTTTGTTATATTATGGAGCAGGCTGGTTAATTGAAAGTCAGTTTGTTAGAGATGAACGGGCCTATTATGCACTTGTGGCTCTTGCACCCGCTATTTTTTGTGTGACTGTCATGTCAAGTTATCGAGGCTATTTTCAAGGACAGCAGACCATGATTCCTACGGCTTTATCACAGATTATTGAGCAGATTGTCAGAGTTTTTGTTATGATTGGTCTTGCTTATTATTTGCTTTCCTATGGCATTGAATTTGCTGCTGCAGGTGCAAGCTTTGGGGCGGCACCTGGTGCTGCCTGTGGACTGTTGCTGCTTATAATTTATGAGAGACGGCAACGCCAAAGGAATCCCGACAGGTTTCAGCGGCAGAGGAAAGTGAAAGAATCGTGGTTTTTCATTGTGAGTCGTATGGTGCGGCTGGCTTTTCCTGTTTCCCTGGCTAATGTTATGGTTCCTGTTGTGGCAAGTATTGATCTTATGATTGTTCCAGCTCGTCTGGAGATTGCCGGCTATACTGTGCAGCAGGCTACGGAACTCTTTGGATATCTGACCGGGATGGCTGTTGCTCTTATCAATGTACCGGCCATTTTGACAGGTGCTCTTGCGGCAAGTCTTGTTCCGGCTGTTGCGCAAGGCTTTACATTGAATAGACAGGAAGAGGTCAGACAAAAGCTATCTACAGCTTTGACTCTTGCTAATGCCATTACCGTTCCAGCCATGTGCGGACTTTATTTACTTGCTACACCCATTTCATTAATGCTTTATGGCACACCCAATGCAGGAGCGGCAGTGAGTACCTTGTCACTGGGCATTGTATTTTTAGGCATTCATCAGGTTAGTACAGGTGTGCTGCAAGGTCTGGGACATACAACGGTTCCTGTGGTAAATATGTTTTTTGCAGCGATTATTAAAATTGTTCTGAGCTATTTTTTAACGGCGCTGCCTCACTTTGGCATTCAAGGAGCGGCACTCGCCACTGTGGCTGATTTTGCTGTCGGTGCCTTATTGAATATGCTGTTTATCTATAGGGTCCTAGGCTGTTGCTTTTCTGTTGATAAATGCTTGGCCACTTGTGCCGCTGCAGCTGTTATGGGGCTGACTGTTTTGAAAACTTATGATATAGTAATGATAAGAGTTTTTAGCAATACCATCGCAACCCTTGCATCTGTAGCCAGTGCAATACTGATTTATGGCATTACTTTAGTACTCATGGGAGGAATTGGCTTAGTTGATATGGAAAGACTTCCTAGGGTGGGGCCATTACTAGTGAAAGGCTTCCGGTGGGTGTTGAGGCGATAA
- a CDS encoding anti-sigma-F factor Fin, translating into MHIVYTCSHCDAFIAEIDATGLTEVQLGFDCLTPEERQDIIKINPNSGTIFVAAICDSCIGEIERMQEKLSVSPFPFIH; encoded by the coding sequence ATGCATATTGTTTATACTTGTTCCCATTGTGATGCATTCATTGCTGAAATTGATGCAACGGGGCTGACTGAAGTGCAGTTGGGTTTTGACTGCTTGACGCCAGAGGAGCGTCAGGATATAATTAAAATCAATCCAAACAGTGGAACAATCTTCGTTGCTGCTATTTGTGATAGTTGCATAGGAGAGATTGAAAGGATGCAAGAAAAATTGTCTGTTTCTCCGTTTCCTTTCATACACTAA
- the spoVT gene encoding stage V sporulation protein T, whose protein sequence is MKATGIVRRIDDLGRVVIPKEIRRTLRIREGDPLEIYVDHEGEVILKKYSPVGQLGDFAKEYADSLHEAIAHIVLVADRDNIVAVAGASKKEFLNKPLGPAVEQAMEGRKTVIISNPSEYKDCKGCVADCDDEGDGICKFTAEVIAPIVVEGDAIGAVMICSKQPGAQLGEMENKLAETAAGFLAKQMS, encoded by the coding sequence GTGAAAGCGACTGGAATCGTGAGAAGGATAGACGATCTAGGCAGAGTAGTTATACCAAAAGAAATTCGTCGTACTCTGAGGATACGTGAAGGTGACCCGCTGGAAATATATGTTGATCATGAAGGCGAAGTGATTTTGAAAAAATATTCGCCTGTAGGGCAATTGGGGGATTTTGCGAAAGAGTACGCCGATTCTTTACATGAAGCCATTGCGCATATTGTACTCGTTGCTGATCGCGATAACATTGTGGCTGTCGCCGGTGCATCAAAAAAGGAGTTTTTAAATAAACCCCTTGGGCCTGCTGTAGAACAGGCCATGGAAGGTCGTAAGACTGTGATTATTAGCAATCCAAGCGAATATAAAGATTGTAAAGGCTGTGTTGCTGATTGCGATGACGAAGGGGATGGCATCTGTAAGTTTACAGCTGAAGTGATTGCACCTATCGTTGTTGAAGGCGATGCCATCGGTGCTGTTATGATTTGTTCGAAACAACCGGGAGCGCAACTTGGCGAAATGGAAAACAAACTTGCTGAAACAGCAGCTGGTTTTCTTGCTAAGCAAATGTCGTAG
- the glpX gene encoding class II fructose-bisphosphatase, translating into MDRELALEFVRVTEAAAIASARLMGKGDKMGADQLAVDAMRRAFDSVSIHGQVVIGEGEMDEAPMLYIGEKVGAGGFAVDIAVDPLEGTNLVAKGLPGAIAVMAIAPKGGLLHAPDMYMQKIAVGPRAAGKINIDAPVSENLKIVADSLERNVQDLTVVILDRERHAGIIQEVRDAGARIKLITDGDVSPAINVGIEGTGIHMMLGIGGAPEGVVAAAALKCLGGDMQARLWPENDDEVARAKKMGITDIKKILTIDDLVHGEDVMFAATAITAGDLLRGVQYFGGGVRTHSIVMRSKRGTVRFVDAIHKLDDKNIALKL; encoded by the coding sequence ATGGATCGTGAATTAGCTTTGGAGTTTGTTCGTGTTACTGAAGCTGCTGCAATTGCTTCAGCTCGTTTAATGGGTAAAGGGGATAAAATGGGTGCCGATCAATTGGCTGTAGATGCCATGCGTCGTGCTTTTGATAGTGTTTCTATTCATGGACAAGTTGTCATTGGTGAAGGTGAAATGGATGAGGCTCCGATGCTATATATTGGGGAAAAAGTTGGTGCGGGTGGTTTTGCTGTAGATATTGCCGTTGATCCTTTAGAAGGAACGAATCTTGTTGCGAAGGGACTTCCTGGTGCTATTGCTGTTATGGCCATTGCGCCGAAAGGCGGACTGTTACATGCACCTGATATGTATATGCAGAAAATTGCTGTTGGACCTAGAGCCGCTGGCAAGATCAATATTGATGCGCCGGTTAGTGAAAATTTAAAGATTGTAGCGGATTCGTTAGAACGCAATGTTCAGGACTTAACAGTGGTCATTTTGGATCGGGAGCGCCATGCTGGCATTATTCAAGAAGTGCGTGATGCAGGTGCTCGGATTAAATTGATTACAGATGGTGACGTATCACCAGCCATTAATGTTGGTATTGAAGGAACCGGTATTCACATGATGCTGGGTATTGGCGGTGCTCCTGAAGGTGTTGTCGCTGCGGCTGCGTTAAAATGTCTAGGCGGTGATATGCAAGCACGCCTATGGCCGGAAAATGATGACGAAGTTGCTCGAGCTAAAAAAATGGGTATTACAGATATTAAAAAAATATTGACAATTGATGATCTTGTTCATGGTGAGGATGTTATGTTTGCGGCTACTGCCATTACGGCAGGTGACTTGTTGCGAGGCGTTCAATATTTTGGTGGTGGCGTTCGTACCCATTCTATTGTGATGCGTTCTAAGCGCGGTACAGTACGTTTTGTGGATGCCATTCACAAATTAGACGATAAGAATATTGCTTTAAAACTTTAG
- a CDS encoding peptidoglycan DD-metalloendopeptidase family protein — translation MRFNRDKIILTVIMAALTTGVGWSGFYYFQQPVVLPDTTSVLVSPESSLPAKGKLYIHHVAEGENLGTIAEKYHIDIVTIEAANHLTNETVQIGQELIILPEIGVLHQVKPGDTLWSLAKEYQVDLDRLRSANDIEQNRIEVGEKLFIPGGRPRSEVAISRGGDNRFQWPTIGEISSPFGYRDGRMHEGVDIANNAGTSVQAARDGKVTFAGWCSGYGYTIEIDHGQGVSSLYGHLSDYYVHVGQFVRQGQSVAVMGSTGNSTGPHLHFEVRHQGTPVNPLYLLPER, via the coding sequence ATGAGGTTTAATCGAGATAAAATTATCCTTACGGTCATCATGGCAGCACTAACAACTGGAGTAGGATGGTCTGGTTTTTATTATTTTCAGCAACCTGTAGTTCTACCTGATACGACATCTGTTCTTGTTTCGCCAGAAAGTAGTTTGCCAGCCAAGGGCAAGCTATACATACATCATGTCGCTGAAGGGGAAAATTTAGGTACTATTGCTGAAAAGTATCATATTGATATCGTTACAATTGAAGCCGCGAATCACTTAACAAATGAAACGGTTCAGATTGGACAGGAATTGATTATTTTACCTGAAATAGGTGTTCTTCACCAGGTGAAACCTGGTGATACTCTTTGGTCTCTTGCCAAAGAGTATCAGGTTGACTTAGATAGGCTTCGAAGTGCCAATGATATTGAACAGAACCGGATTGAGGTTGGAGAAAAACTTTTTATTCCTGGTGGCAGACCGCGTAGTGAAGTGGCGATTTCACGTGGGGGAGATAATCGTTTTCAATGGCCAACGATAGGTGAAATATCGTCGCCTTTTGGTTATCGCGACGGGCGGATGCATGAGGGCGTAGATATAGCCAATAACGCGGGTACTTCAGTTCAGGCTGCACGTGACGGCAAAGTCACTTTTGCTGGTTGGTGCAGTGGCTATGGTTATACTATTGAGATTGATCATGGACAGGGTGTGAGCAGTTTATACGGCCATTTGTCTGATTATTATGTTCATGTTGGACAATTTGTACGGCAAGGCCAGTCTGTGGCAGTTATGGGAAGTACAGGAAATTCGACGGGGCCTCATCTTCATTTTGAAGTTCGTCACCAAGGTACACCTGTCAATCCTTTGTACCTATTGCCTGAACGCTAA